Proteins from a genomic interval of Desulfovibrio sp.:
- the typA gene encoding translational GTPase TypA, which yields MQHNESLRNVAIIAHVDHGKTTLVDGLFKQGGVFRADQQVDDRVMDKMDLERERGITIAAKNCAVNWNGVKINIIDTPGHADFGGEVERSLSMATGAILLVDSSEGPLPQTRFVLRKTLEAGLPVVVVINKIDRKDARPQEVLNEIYDLFIDLDANEHQLEFPVLYAIGRAGVAMNNIDDEQKDLSPLFDAIVKYIPGPSYDPEQPFQMLVADLDYSDYLGRLAVGRIMHGTVYAKEALACIGEDGQPKPLRATKIQVYDGLQVVEVEKALPGDIVVMAGIEDVTIGDTICTRDNPRAMPRIRVDEPTVAMRFGINSSPLAGREGKIVQSRAIYDRLVKETLRNVAVRVENTADRDAFLVKGRGEFQMAILIETMRREGFELSVGRPEVILRKDENGKVIEPIERLYVDCDEVFMGVVTDKLAQRKGRMLNCVNNGTGRVRLEFSVPSRGLIGYRDEFLTDTKGTGIMNSYVEGYEEWRGDFPTRYTGSIVADRAGSGVAYALFNLEPRGVLFVEPGDPVYEGMIVGEHNRDNDIDVNPTKEKKLTNLRASGKDENVTLTPVKKMTLEHALHFVREDELVEVTPLSIRLRKTELSAMKRYQTAGKRKNS from the coding sequence ATGCAACACAATGAATCCCTCCGTAACGTAGCCATTATCGCCCACGTTGACCACGGCAAGACCACCCTTGTTGACGGTTTGTTCAAGCAGGGCGGCGTTTTTCGCGCCGACCAGCAGGTGGACGACCGTGTCATGGACAAGATGGACCTTGAGCGCGAACGCGGCATCACCATTGCGGCCAAGAACTGCGCCGTCAACTGGAACGGAGTGAAGATCAATATCATCGACACCCCCGGCCACGCCGACTTTGGCGGCGAAGTGGAGCGCTCGCTCTCCATGGCCACCGGCGCAATCCTGCTGGTAGACTCCTCTGAAGGGCCTTTGCCGCAAACGCGTTTTGTGTTGCGCAAAACCCTCGAGGCCGGTCTGCCCGTGGTTGTGGTCATCAACAAGATTGACCGCAAGGACGCCCGCCCCCAGGAAGTGCTCAACGAAATTTACGACCTGTTCATCGACCTCGACGCCAACGAGCACCAGCTTGAATTTCCCGTGCTGTACGCCATCGGGCGTGCTGGCGTGGCCATGAACAATATTGATGATGAGCAGAAGGACCTTTCGCCTCTGTTCGACGCCATTGTGAAGTACATTCCCGGTCCCAGCTACGATCCCGAGCAGCCTTTCCAGATGCTGGTGGCCGACCTCGATTATTCCGACTATCTGGGCCGCCTGGCTGTGGGCCGCATCATGCACGGCACGGTCTACGCCAAGGAAGCCCTCGCCTGCATCGGCGAGGACGGTCAGCCCAAGCCCCTGCGCGCCACCAAGATCCAGGTGTATGACGGACTGCAGGTTGTGGAAGTGGAAAAGGCCCTGCCCGGCGACATCGTGGTTATGGCCGGTATCGAAGATGTCACCATCGGCGATACCATCTGCACCCGCGACAACCCCCGCGCCATGCCCCGCATCCGCGTGGACGAACCCACCGTGGCCATGCGCTTTGGCATCAACAGCTCTCCCCTGGCCGGGCGCGAGGGCAAGATTGTGCAGAGCCGCGCCATTTATGACCGTCTGGTCAAGGAAACCCTGCGTAATGTGGCCGTGCGCGTTGAAAACACCGCCGACCGCGACGCCTTCCTGGTCAAGGGCCGTGGCGAATTCCAGATGGCCATTCTTATTGAAACCATGCGCCGCGAAGGTTTTGAACTTTCCGTTGGCCGCCCCGAAGTTATTCTGCGCAAGGACGAAAACGGCAAGGTTATCGAACCCATCGAACGCCTGTACGTGGATTGCGACGAAGTGTTCATGGGCGTGGTTACCGACAAGCTGGCCCAGCGCAAGGGCCGCATGCTCAACTGTGTCAATAACGGCACGGGCCGTGTGCGCCTTGAATTCAGCGTGCCTTCGCGCGGCCTTATCGGCTACCGCGACGAGTTCCTCACCGATACCAAGGGTACCGGCATCATGAACTCCTATGTTGAAGGCTACGAAGAATGGCGCGGCGACTTCCCCACTCGTTATACGGGCTCCATCGTGGCCGACCGCGCCGGTTCTGGCGTGGCCTATGCTCTCTTCAACCTTGAGCCGCGCGGCGTGCTTTTTGTTGAGCCCGGCGATCCGGTGTACGAGGGCATGATTGTGGGCGAACACAACCGTGATAACGACATCGACGTCAACCCCACCAAGGAAAAGAAGCTCACAAACCTGCGCGCTTCGGGCAAGGACGAAAACGTCACTCTTACCCCCGTGAAAAAGATGACCCTCGAGCACGCCCTGCACTTTGTGCGCGAAGACGAACTGGTGGAAGTGACCCCGCTTTCCATCCGTCTGCGCAAGACCGAACTCTCGGCCATGAAGCGCTACCAGACTGCGGGCAAGCGCAAGAACAGCTAA
- a CDS encoding purine-nucleoside phosphorylase, producing MQNFQDVQRAATALREAIEAAQGPSALPLGACRLDANASADADAPIGIVLGTGLSYLADKLQDRVVVPYADLPGFPVSSVEGHAGAFVWGRFPGACGEDDCIGRYAIIQQGRCHLYEGRSPAEVCMGVRVMAALGAKKLIITNAAGGLNPQFDAGGIMCMTDVINHTGHSPLTGFNCEEWGPRFPDMCAPLDPELRALALETASKMNLRLERGVYIGVHGPEMETPAETRMYRQWGADAVGMSTVLEIIAARHMGMRVLGLSCLTNKNLPDCMTPAPLEEILAVAAVAGKNLGRLIRAMVTKL from the coding sequence ATGCAAAATTTTCAAGATGTCCAGCGTGCCGCCACTGCCCTGCGTGAAGCCATTGAAGCCGCGCAGGGGCCCTCAGCCTTGCCTCTGGGCGCGTGCAGGCTAGACGCCAATGCTTCTGCCGATGCGGATGCGCCCATTGGCATTGTGCTGGGTACGGGGCTCTCGTATCTGGCAGACAAGCTGCAGGACAGGGTGGTCGTGCCCTATGCCGACTTGCCGGGTTTTCCCGTTTCAAGCGTAGAGGGGCATGCCGGAGCCTTTGTGTGGGGGCGCTTTCCCGGTGCGTGCGGCGAAGACGACTGTATTGGCCGCTACGCGATCATCCAGCAGGGGCGCTGCCACCTGTATGAAGGGCGCAGCCCGGCAGAGGTTTGCATGGGGGTGCGCGTCATGGCAGCCCTGGGCGCAAAAAAGCTCATCATCACCAATGCCGCTGGCGGGCTCAACCCCCAGTTTGATGCGGGCGGCATCATGTGCATGACCGATGTTATAAACCACACGGGGCATTCGCCGCTCACCGGTTTTAACTGCGAGGAATGGGGGCCGCGTTTCCCCGACATGTGCGCGCCGCTCGACCCCGAACTGCGCGCTCTGGCGCTTGAAACCGCCTCAAAGATGAATCTGCGCCTCGAGCGCGGCGTGTACATTGGCGTGCACGGACCAGAAATGGAAACCCCGGCAGAAACACGCATGTACCGCCAGTGGGGTGCCGATGCCGTGGGCATGAGCACGGTGCTCGAGATTATCGCGGCGCGTCACATGGGCATGCGGGTGCTGGGCCTTTCATGTTTGACCAATAAAAATTTGCCAGACTGCATGACCCCGGCTCCCTTGGAAGAAATTCTGGCGGTGGCCGCCGTGGCGGGCAAAAATCTGGGGCGGCTCATCAGGGCTATGGTGACAAAACTCTGA
- a CDS encoding biotin carboxylase N-terminal domain-containing protein, protein MRETGLDKAQDSIPLQKHKILVANRGEIAMRIMRACRKLGVAFAAIFTAEDAASGHVRLAREQGGEKSLYRVSSYHDANELMAVADEAGCTAVHPGYGFFAEDFRFARRVTKRDRKLIFIGPSWKIIRELGDKINTKRLARSLGVPTVPGSDRPIYDEMEAERIAKSVFEFQDQQGITRPLVLVKASAGGGGMGIEEVYDPDQFRSVYRRIRSYALRQFKDEGVLIEQRITDFNHLEVQVVSDRSGQNPVHFGTRNCSIQSTGRQKRIEIAPGFAPDELKYTFDAGKVLRDIVDYSLTMARKVGYDNVGTWEWIVTRKGEPFLMEVNTRIQVENGVSARISHVGGKGDVDLIAEQIRIGLGEPLGYTQNDITFEGLGIEYRLIAEDPDSNFTPWVGRIERFGWKEQPWLTMLTHVPTTEPYEIPTEFDPNLALAIIWGKDLEEAKARGLEFLRDLRLEGHNTAGEELKSNVNFLAANTERILRF, encoded by the coding sequence ATGAGGGAGACAGGCTTGGACAAAGCTCAGGACAGCATTCCCCTGCAAAAGCACAAAATTCTGGTGGCCAACCGTGGCGAAATCGCCATGCGCATCATGCGCGCCTGCCGCAAGCTGGGAGTGGCCTTTGCCGCCATCTTCACGGCTGAAGACGCGGCTTCGGGCCATGTGCGCCTGGCACGCGAACAAGGCGGAGAAAAAAGCCTTTATCGCGTGTCGTCTTACCACGACGCCAACGAACTCATGGCCGTGGCCGATGAAGCGGGTTGCACCGCTGTGCATCCCGGCTACGGTTTTTTTGCCGAGGATTTTCGTTTTGCACGCCGCGTGACCAAACGCGACCGGAAACTCATATTCATCGGCCCCTCGTGGAAAATCATCCGTGAGCTGGGCGACAAAATCAACACCAAGCGCCTGGCACGCAGCCTGGGCGTACCCACAGTGCCCGGCTCCGACCGCCCCATTTACGACGAGATGGAAGCCGAACGCATTGCCAAGAGCGTGTTCGAATTTCAGGATCAGCAGGGCATCACCCGCCCGCTGGTGCTGGTCAAGGCATCGGCTGGCGGCGGCGGCATGGGCATTGAAGAAGTGTACGACCCGGACCAGTTCCGCTCGGTTTACCGCCGTATTCGCAGCTACGCCCTGCGCCAGTTCAAGGACGAAGGCGTGCTTATCGAGCAGCGCATCACCGACTTCAACCACCTTGAAGTTCAGGTTGTGTCTGACCGCTCCGGGCAGAATCCCGTGCACTTTGGCACGCGCAACTGCTCCATCCAGTCCACTGGCCGCCAGAAACGTATTGAAATCGCCCCCGGCTTTGCGCCCGACGAGCTCAAGTACACCTTTGACGCCGGCAAGGTGCTGCGCGATATCGTTGACTACTCCCTCACCATGGCCCGCAAGGTGGGCTACGACAACGTGGGCACCTGGGAGTGGATCGTAACCCGCAAGGGCGAACCCTTCCTTATGGAAGTGAACACGCGCATTCAGGTTGAAAACGGCGTTTCGGCCCGCATTTCGCATGTGGGCGGCAAGGGCGATGTGGACCTGATTGCCGAGCAGATACGCATCGGCCTTGGCGAACCTCTGGGTTACACCCAGAACGACATTACCTTTGAAGGTCTGGGCATCGAATACCGGCTTATCGCCGAAGACCCGGACAGCAACTTCACCCCGTGGGTGGGCCGCATCGAACGCTTTGGCTGGAAAGAACAGCCCTGGCTGACCATGCTCACCCATGTTCCGACCACAGAACCGTACGAAATTCCCACAGAATTTGACCCCAACCTGGCGCTTGCCATCATCTGGGGTAAAGATCTGGAGGAAGCCAAGGCCCGCGGCCTTGAATTTCTGCGCGATCTGCGGCTGGAAGGGCATAATACCGCTGGCGAGGAGCTGAAATCCAACGTCAACTTCCTTGCGGCCAACACAGAACGCATTTTGCGCTTCTGA
- a CDS encoding acetyl-CoA carboxylase carboxyl transferase subunit alpha/beta, with the protein MDNNIEKRIQSLRDRLTYLVEIFAGKHKDNADLLEEKLTAFTARVRSGTVEDPYAELATVEDLFNYVERRLEGSITPMDKVRIVRHPQRICLRDILENVYDNFTEVGGQDEHSLDPSMLIARAVITRRRGKKVYTQSVMVIGQEKGHGAEFRNGGSVKPWGNAKAQQYMRVAETEGIPVHTYIFTPGSFPIEDYPGAAQQIARNIYCMAGLRVPVIAVISEGGSGGAEAIGLADKRLMLSHGYYSVISPEGAAAIEGRIKAGQRATPELIESCAQNLKMTAQDNLKFGYIDRVVQEPPLGARPWHFDFFRNLRQEVLRATDEVVISTRTMPGLKGLAMARVRKPDANLDEMYTRWGLTSAAKDRLRERRQQKFLRLSRQAARDRRPFFTKMAVATWDWVTKPWVSFKYDFYRKHQRRIRTFMEEIDNEWEVFKSRLLAPWRKLTRKLPSAKVENSKVKELTALSTWSDDGRRSRWNYISPRYKTDRAITCPNSAAYGCLDLWGPDLFAEFAGVCSHCGYHFPMEPEWYVKNVFDLGSVFEFNSEIEAGNPLDFPNFGDRVLDAQKKTGAKSGCMTFEARIDNTKMVVAMLMGTFRGGSVGAAEGYKFVEAAQRAAKKRYPFLAYVHGTAGIRIQEGTHGVIQMPRCTVAVRRYIESGGLYMVLYDTNSFAGPVASFLGCSPYQFAVRSSNIGFAGPGVIKETTGMDIPPKYHRSYRALSRGHIQGIWDRREVRANLKQALLTIGGRNLYYR; encoded by the coding sequence ATGGACAACAACATCGAAAAACGCATCCAGAGCCTGCGCGACAGGCTGACCTATCTGGTGGAAATATTCGCTGGCAAGCACAAGGACAACGCCGACCTGCTTGAAGAAAAGCTTACCGCCTTTACCGCGCGCGTTCGCTCCGGCACGGTGGAAGATCCCTATGCCGAACTTGCCACCGTCGAAGACCTTTTCAACTACGTGGAACGCCGCCTTGAGGGCAGCATTACGCCCATGGACAAGGTGCGCATTGTGCGCCATCCCCAGCGTATCTGCCTGCGCGACATCCTCGAAAACGTCTACGACAACTTTACCGAAGTGGGCGGTCAGGACGAACACAGCCTCGACCCCAGCATGCTCATTGCCCGCGCGGTTATTACCCGCCGCCGCGGCAAGAAGGTGTACACCCAGTCGGTGATGGTTATCGGGCAGGAAAAAGGCCACGGCGCGGAATTCCGCAACGGCGGCTCGGTCAAGCCCTGGGGCAACGCCAAGGCTCAGCAGTACATGCGCGTAGCCGAAACCGAAGGTATACCTGTCCACACCTACATCTTCACGCCCGGCTCGTTCCCCATCGAGGACTACCCCGGCGCGGCACAGCAGATCGCCCGCAACATCTACTGCATGGCTGGTCTGCGCGTGCCCGTTATCGCCGTTATTTCCGAAGGCGGTTCAGGCGGTGCCGAAGCCATCGGGCTGGCCGACAAACGCCTGATGCTCTCGCACGGCTACTATTCGGTTATCTCGCCCGAAGGTGCCGCCGCCATCGAAGGCCGCATCAAGGCTGGCCAGCGCGCCACGCCCGAACTGATCGAAAGCTGCGCCCAGAACCTCAAAATGACCGCGCAGGACAACCTGAAGTTCGGCTACATCGACCGCGTGGTACAGGAACCGCCCCTGGGCGCGCGCCCCTGGCACTTCGACTTTTTCCGCAACCTGCGGCAGGAAGTTTTGCGCGCCACCGACGAGGTGGTGATCTCCACGCGCACCATGCCCGGCCTCAAGGGTCTGGCCATGGCCCGCGTGCGCAAGCCCGATGCCAATCTGGACGAAATGTACACCCGCTGGGGTTTGACCTCTGCCGCCAAGGACAGGCTGCGCGAACGCCGCCAGCAGAAGTTTTTGCGGCTCTCGCGTCAGGCGGCCCGCGACAGGCGTCCTTTCTTTACCAAGATGGCCGTCGCCACCTGGGATTGGGTCACCAAGCCCTGGGTGAGCTTCAAGTACGATTTCTACCGCAAGCACCAGAGGCGCATCCGCACCTTTATGGAAGAAATCGACAACGAATGGGAAGTGTTCAAGAGCCGCCTGCTGGCTCCCTGGCGCAAGCTTACGCGCAAGCTTCCCAGCGCCAAGGTGGAAAACAGCAAGGTCAAGGAACTGACCGCTCTTTCCACATGGTCGGACGACGGCCGCCGCAGCCGGTGGAACTATATCTCGCCGCGCTACAAGACCGACCGGGCCATCACCTGCCCCAACAGCGCAGCTTACGGCTGCCTTGATCTGTGGGGCCCCGATCTGTTTGCCGAATTCGCGGGCGTGTGCAGCCACTGCGGTTACCATTTTCCCATGGAACCGGAATGGTATGTAAAGAACGTCTTTGACCTCGGCTCGGTGTTTGAATTCAACAGCGAAATCGAAGCGGGCAACCCTCTTGATTTCCCCAACTTCGGCGACCGGGTACTCGATGCGCAGAAGAAAACCGGGGCCAAGAGCGGCTGCATGACCTTTGAAGCCCGCATCGACAACACCAAGATGGTTGTTGCCATGCTGATGGGCACCTTCCGTGGCGGCTCTGTGGGCGCTGCCGAAGGCTACAAGTTTGTTGAGGCGGCCCAGCGCGCGGCCAAGAAGCGCTACCCCTTCCTTGCCTACGTGCACGGCACGGCGGGCATACGCATTCAGGAAGGCACACACGGCGTTATCCAGATGCCCCGCTGCACAGTGGCAGTGCGCCGCTATATCGAATCCGGCGGCCTGTACATGGTGCTGTACGACACCAATTCCTTTGCCGGCCCCGTGGCCAGCTTCCTCGGCTGCTCGCCCTACCAGTTTGCCGTGCGCTCTTCCAACATCGGCTTTGCCGGTCCGGGCGTTATCAAGGAAACCACCGGTATGGACATTCCGCCCAAGTACCACCGTTCGTACCGCGCCCTTTCGCGCGGGCACATTCAGGGTATCTGGGACCGTCGGGAAGTACGCGCAAACCTCAAGCAGGCCCTGCTGACCATTGGTGGCAGAAACCTGTACTACCGGTAA
- a CDS encoding biotin attachment protein has protein sequence MINISALLDEIKASPYREIVISTPHTGMVTFSGIKQGDKVVGPQGQWKEKPGTLIATLERERNPKAISANEKGEISLLHTELEGTFVEAGTPLAVVRHMLTRAEVERILLQKALHLFVAPERAKYYFTPDVDKKIRAADSQSVAVREGMELLIMSRMKREVPLTYSGPAGVIYAVYFTYNENIDASAPLIGVCPQDQLPAIQEVIMRVQTEWTEKD, from the coding sequence ATGATAAACATATCTGCACTGCTGGACGAAATAAAGGCTTCTCCCTACCGCGAGATTGTCATCAGCACGCCCCACACGGGCATGGTGACCTTTTCGGGCATCAAACAGGGCGACAAGGTCGTTGGGCCGCAAGGCCAGTGGAAGGAAAAGCCGGGCACGCTCATCGCCACCCTTGAGCGCGAGCGCAACCCCAAGGCCATTTCTGCCAACGAAAAAGGCGAGATCAGCCTTTTGCACACCGAGCTTGAAGGCACGTTTGTGGAGGCCGGTACCCCGCTTGCCGTGGTGCGCCACATGCTCACCCGCGCAGAAGTGGAACGCATCCTGCTGCAAAAGGCCCTGCATCTTTTTGTTGCGCCCGAGCGGGCCAAGTACTACTTCACACCTGATGTGGACAAAAAAATCCGCGCGGCAGATTCGCAGTCGGTGGCCGTGCGCGAGGGCATGGAACTGCTCATCATGTCGCGCATGAAGCGCGAGGTGCCGCTGACATATTCCGGCCCTGCGGGCGTTATTTACGCCGTATACTTTACCTATAATGAAAATATCGATGCCAGTGCCCCCCTTATTGGCGTGTGCCCGCAGGATCAGCTGCCTGCCATTCAGGAAGTGATCATGCGCGTGCAGACCGAGTGGACGGAAAAAGACTAG